GAAGCATCATTTGATGTGGTCGGCACAAAAAAGAATGTGAAAATGCTGATGGATATGGTTGAAAAAGAGCTTATTAAGCGTGGCATTGAAGAGAAGAAAATTCTAAAGATTTTACTTATGCTGGAAGAGACTTATATGCTCAATATAGATAAGACCAAAAAGGACAAAAAATATTACGTTGAGTGTACTTTAATGTTTAAGCGCAAGTTGCTCATGTACATACGCTCCAATGGAATTTACAGCAATGCAACAGATGTAAATGCAATGCCCGATTCATTGCGGCAATATTTGTCATCTATGATTGTCTCTTCTCAAAAAGGTTCTCGTTTTTCTATGTCTGTCGGTGACAATAGGACCATCTACGAGTTCTAGCTAAGGTGCTTATTGAAGCACATGTTTTTAGATTCGTGAAAATATTTTTATTATATTTGTAGGAACCTAAAAAGTGCTTTTTCCACAAAGAGTTATGAAAAATTATCTGTTGAGAACTATTGGTTTGCTTGCCGTAGCATTATTAATTAATAATGTGGCGCTTTCTGCGCGAAAACTGATTTTATTGCCTCCATGGACTCCGCAAGCTCAATTTGCCGGTTATTATGTGGCCGATCAGCTGGGGTATTACAAGGCGAAAGGTATTGAGATTGAGTTTATTACGTCAAAAAGCATGATAGACAGAGCTGACCGTTCTGTCTTTCTGTTTAATCATAAAGCAGATATGGCAATAATGAATCTTTCACAAGCTCTTATTCTCAGGTCCAAAGGTGTTAAGATTGTGAATGTTTTGGAGACGTGCCACCGTAATAGTTATTGCATCGTATGTAGCAAACCTGCAAAGGATTTGACTGCGCTGAGGAATGCGGATCTTGGTACATGGAACGGACTGGCTCCAATTATGATGACGGCAATTAACTCAAAAACAGGCAATACTACCCGGCAGGTTATCGTAAGCGGTGGTATAAATGCCTTTTTATCAGGGGCTTTAGACTTTTGCCTGCTTTGCAGCTTTAATGAATTGCTGCAGCTGAAGGAGTGCGGATATAATGCTAAGCCGGAGCAAATTCTTTGGCTGGAAAAAGCCGGATGGGACGTGCCTCAAGATGGCATATATGTTACTGAAGATTTTTATAATAAAAATCAAAAGCTTGTGAATGACTTTGTGGAGGCATCCGTTAAAGGTTGGGAGTATGCATATAGTCACAGAAAATATGCTGTAAGTTGCGTTATGAAAGAGGTGCGCAAGCACAAAATTGCTACTAATGAATACCATCAGAATTTGGTATTGGATGAGGTGTTGAGACTTCAGGAAGCAAATGGCTCCAAACAGAGTTTTGTCCTTAGCAAACAGGAGTTTACACGCTCGTTAAATATTGTTGCATCATTTGGAGGAATCGGGAAAGATATTTATTATATTGACTTTGTAAAGACCCCCCTTAAAAACTAAGGAATATGAGATTCCCGCTCATCAGATTTCACTCTTTTGCGCAGCGGCTGAGCACTTTTGTATCAGTAACTGTAATTGTAGTTTTTACTGCAATTATGGTAGTCTATTTCAATTATACCAAAGAAGCTTTGCTGGACAGCACAATAAAAAGGGCGGAGCCTTTGCTTAATACTGCTGCATTGCAGGTGGCGGGAAAAATGAACCAGGTAGATGTTGCCCTTGCTAATAACATGTGGAAGATAAAACTCTCTAACTATAAGGATTCCAAATCATTGGAGGCTGGTTTGCTGGGCGTGGAGGAAAATATTTTGAGGTCAAATTCAATAATAATCGGAAGCGGAATTGGTTTCATTCCAAACTACATTAAGGAGAAAGGGAGATGGTACTTCCCTTACTCTTCCATGGATGGTGACAAAATAACTGTCAGCATCATGAATAATGCTGATTATGATTATTTTGGAATGGACTGGTTTCTTATCCCAATCAGGTTGAACAAGGACTACTGGTCTGAACCATATTATGATGAGGGCGCCGGAAATACAATGATGACAACGTGTGTCCATTTAATCAGAGATGATGCAGGCAAACCCGTTGGAATTTTTGGAGCAGATGTGTCACTGGATAGCCTTACTCAGTTTGTGGAGTCAATGAAGCCTTTGGGTCCCGACAGCTATTCATTCATGCTTAGCCGCCACGGCTATTACCTTAGCAATGTGGACCACAGCAAAATCATGAATGAGACAGTTTTCATCACCGCATTCCAGGAAAAAAGCAAGGAGCTGGAAGATGCTGGTCATGAGATGATTGAGGGTAAGACCGGAATGGTGAAATTCAAGCTTCAGAAAAAATCATTTTACGCTTTTTACACAACTGTTCCCGGCATTGGCTGGTCAATATGCACCGTAACTCCTGATAGTTACATACTTGGAGATTTAAGAAATATCACAAACAGGATTATCATCCTATTCATAATCGGCTTGTTGCTGGTCAACGTGCTGACATACAAGGTTATAGCATGGATGACAAAACCTATAGCCGGCTTTTCAAGGTCTGCCGGAGAAATTGCGGATGGAAACTTCAACACCATACTTCCCGTAGTTAAAACGGAAGACGAGCTAATGACCCTGCACAATTCCATAGACCACATGCGTCATTCTCTTCAGACGTATATAGATGAGCTTCAGGTTACTACAGCCAACAAGGAGAGGATGGAGAGAGAACTTACCATTGCACACGGGATACAGATGGGCATGCTTCCAAAGATTTTCCCTCCGTTCCCGGATAGAAAAGATGTGGATTTGTATGCAATACTAAAACCTGCAAAAGAGGTTGGCGGAGATTTGTATGATTTCTTCATTAGAGAGCATAAGCTTTATTTTGCAATAGGCGATGTAAGCGGCAAGGGAGTGCCCGCATCATTAATCATGGCAATTGCAAGCAGCTTGTTCAGAACTCTTACACAGATAGATACGGAGCCTGC
The window above is part of the Bacteroidales bacterium genome. Proteins encoded here:
- a CDS encoding SpoIIE family protein phosphatase; amino-acid sequence: MRFPLIRFHSFAQRLSTFVSVTVIVVFTAIMVVYFNYTKEALLDSTIKRAEPLLNTAALQVAGKMNQVDVALANNMWKIKLSNYKDSKSLEAGLLGVEENILRSNSIIIGSGIGFIPNYIKEKGRWYFPYSSMDGDKITVSIMNNADYDYFGMDWFLIPIRLNKDYWSEPYYDEGAGNTMMTTCVHLIRDDAGKPVGIFGADVSLDSLTQFVESMKPLGPDSYSFMLSRHGYYLSNVDHSKIMNETVFITAFQEKSKELEDAGHEMIEGKTGMVKFKLQKKSFYAFYTTVPGIGWSICTVTPDSYILGDLRNITNRIIILFIIGLLLVNVLTYKVIAWMTKPIAGFSRSAGEIADGNFNTILPVVKTEDELMTLHNSIDHMRHSLQTYIDELQVTTANKERMERELTIAHGIQMGMLPKIFPPFPDRKDVDLYAILKPAKEVGGDLYDFFIREHKLYFAIGDVSGKGVPASLIMAIASSLFRTLTQIDTEPANIIKAMNAPLCENNPSNMFITMIIGVLNLNNGEMRLCNAGHNPMILSNKEGVHYLNLKKNLPLGLMGEFDYKADSLTIDPGDKLVLYTDGVTEAESETKELFGEKRLLELVENTKQKDVREIIGLLMDSIAGHVKQAVQSDDITIMDIQYKS
- a CDS encoding ABC transporter substrate-binding protein, whose amino-acid sequence is MKNYLLRTIGLLAVALLINNVALSARKLILLPPWTPQAQFAGYYVADQLGYYKAKGIEIEFITSKSMIDRADRSVFLFNHKADMAIMNLSQALILRSKGVKIVNVLETCHRNSYCIVCSKPAKDLTALRNADLGTWNGLAPIMMTAINSKTGNTTRQVIVSGGINAFLSGALDFCLLCSFNELLQLKECGYNAKPEQILWLEKAGWDVPQDGIYVTEDFYNKNQKLVNDFVEASVKGWEYAYSHRKYAVSCVMKEVRKHKIATNEYHQNLVLDEVLRLQEANGSKQSFVLSKQEFTRSLNIVASFGGIGKDIYYIDFVKTPLKN